In Pigmentibacter ruber, a genomic segment contains:
- a CDS encoding ABC transporter permease subunit, which produces MEKNTSRKIKHFLSQKKAKFGLVLFAFIFFSAISANFIANDQPIFLLRKLNSTNELKFYFPALINYTPSDYTLTDAFIVDYQKLEEDDRINKNLHWSIKPIIKWHPETQTDLILAKPSKEHLLGTDNLGRDIFSRLLYGSRLSLSFGISLWLISYIIGAFIGSMQGYFLGIFDFILERLKELSSIIPMLTMVILVTAVTKSQSFWIILFLVLIFGWMGIASQIRAAVLTIKTREFCEAAKALGASNLKILVKHILPNSLTPLITLSPFAIEGGVSLLAALDYLGFGLPPPTPSLGELMAQGKDNIQNAPWLLISPVLTILCILVSISLIGQALREAFDPKMNS; this is translated from the coding sequence ATGGAAAAAAATACAAGCCGAAAAATTAAACATTTTCTTTCTCAAAAAAAAGCAAAGTTTGGATTGGTTTTATTTGCTTTTATATTTTTTTCAGCTATTTCGGCAAATTTTATTGCAAATGATCAACCCATATTTTTACTCAGAAAGTTAAATAGTACAAATGAATTAAAGTTTTATTTTCCAGCTTTAATAAATTACACTCCTAGCGATTATACCTTAACTGATGCATTTATTGTTGATTATCAAAAACTTGAAGAAGATGATAGGATAAATAAAAACTTGCATTGGAGCATTAAACCAATCATAAAGTGGCACCCTGAGACACAAACTGATTTAATCTTAGCAAAACCTTCGAAAGAACATTTGCTTGGAACAGATAATTTAGGCAGAGATATTTTTTCAAGGCTTCTTTATGGAAGTAGACTGTCTTTAAGTTTTGGAATAAGTCTATGGCTAATATCATATATTATAGGAGCCTTTATTGGCTCAATGCAAGGGTATTTTTTGGGGATTTTTGATTTTATTTTAGAAAGATTAAAAGAATTATCTTCAATTATACCAATGCTTACCATGGTGATATTAGTAACTGCAGTAACAAAAAGTCAATCATTTTGGATTATTTTATTTCTTGTATTAATTTTTGGTTGGATGGGAATTGCTAGTCAAATTAGAGCTGCAGTTCTAACTATAAAAACAAGGGAATTTTGTGAGGCAGCAAAAGCTTTAGGGGCTTCGAATTTAAAAATACTTGTGAAACATATTTTACCAAATTCATTAACTCCGTTAATAACTTTAAGTCCTTTTGCAATTGAAGGTGGCGTTTCTTTACTTGCAGCACTTGATTATTTAGGCTTCGGTTTACCTCCGCCTACTCCAAGTTTGGGAGAATTAATGGCACAAGGAAAAGATAATATTCAAAATGCTCCTTGGCTTTTAATCTCTCCAGTGCTAACAATTTTATGTATTTTAGTTTCAATTAGTTTAATTGGACAAGCTTTAAGGGAAGCATTTGACCCTAAAATGAATTCATAA
- a CDS encoding MnmC family methyltransferase has product MSLFAHFSNSVEFSVNFFKTIDHSISISLQEAENISELMHSLQGAFSETLYVYSPVVSFLLDKQEKISLLSIGLGLGYIEIMVVSQLLARKKSILDNEDFCIQSFESNKNLICFFKDFFLGKAVPVLFEDTYKDIVSKMAVYYNLAAIDIMNYMKKLIFNNKIILNSKFTNETKLVRPVSGVFFDAFSIKSTPDLWQINVIKNVLQEKNLLNYCCFATYASRSILKKELKECNFKIIPKVGFSGKRECIFAIKEI; this is encoded by the coding sequence ATGTCACTATTTGCTCATTTTTCTAATTCAGTAGAGTTTTCTGTAAATTTCTTCAAAACTATAGATCATTCAATAAGTATTTCTTTACAGGAAGCAGAAAATATATCTGAGTTAATGCATAGCTTACAAGGTGCATTTTCTGAAACTCTCTATGTTTATTCTCCTGTAGTATCCTTTCTCCTTGATAAACAGGAAAAAATTTCATTATTATCAATTGGATTAGGTTTGGGTTATATTGAAATTATGGTAGTATCTCAGCTTTTAGCTAGGAAAAAGTCAATTCTTGACAATGAAGATTTTTGCATACAATCTTTTGAGAGTAATAAAAATTTAATTTGTTTTTTTAAAGATTTTTTTCTAGGGAAAGCAGTTCCTGTATTATTTGAAGATACTTATAAGGATATTGTTTCTAAAATGGCAGTTTATTATAATCTGGCTGCAATTGATATAATGAATTATATGAAGAAACTAATTTTTAATAATAAAATTATTTTAAACAGCAAATTTACAAACGAAACTAAATTGGTAAGACCTGTGAGCGGAGTTTTTTTTGATGCATTTAGTATAAAAAGCACGCCAGATTTATGGCAAATAAATGTTATAAAAAATGTTTTACAAGAAAAAAATTTACTAAATTATTGTTGTTTTGCTACATATGCAAGTCGTTCAATATTAAAAAAAGAATTAAAAGAATGCAATTTCAAAATAATTCCAAAAGTAGGTTTTTCGGGAAAAAGAGAATGCATTTTTGCAATAAAAGAGATATAG
- a CDS encoding substrate-binding periplasmic protein, with amino-acid sequence MKRKKIIYFLISLIINKAATPIQAESMKVCFEDFKPSAYFINDKPAGIDVEILTEIMQTQNIEVNYVMKPWNSCIYDLDMQRVDAVIPMVYSKERDEKYSLGSSIRTRGNFLVASKNFTKKINSFKDMDKLSVLFGTGYSISKEFDEASNFNKISVTSSDFVYEKILNMVSSMRVDVGIIDAQIYPIIIKKLNLENKVKILDFKLTKETHVGFTKNNKFFPLYERGIKKVDLNYLVNKKIEKYLKNN; translated from the coding sequence GTGAAGAGAAAAAAAATTATATATTTTTTAATATCTTTAATAATCAATAAAGCTGCTACACCTATCCAGGCAGAATCTATGAAAGTTTGCTTTGAAGATTTTAAACCTTCTGCTTATTTTATAAATGATAAACCAGCTGGAATTGATGTTGAAATATTAACTGAGATTATGCAAACACAAAATATTGAAGTAAATTATGTTATGAAACCTTGGAACAGTTGCATATATGATTTAGATATGCAAAGAGTAGATGCTGTAATTCCAATGGTATATAGTAAAGAAAGAGATGAAAAATATTCATTAGGTTCATCAATTAGAACTCGGGGTAATTTTCTAGTAGCTTCAAAAAATTTTACAAAAAAAATTAATAGCTTTAAAGATATGGATAAATTATCAGTTCTATTTGGAACTGGATATTCTATTTCTAAAGAGTTTGATGAAGCCTCAAATTTTAATAAAATTAGTGTGACATCTTCAGATTTTGTATATGAGAAAATATTAAATATGGTTTCTTCAATGAGAGTAGATGTCGGTATTATCGATGCACAAATATATCCTATTATCATAAAAAAATTAAATTTAGAAAACAAAGTTAAAATTCTTGATTTTAAATTAACCAAAGAAACTCATGTTGGCTTTACAAAAAATAATAAATTTTTTCCTCTTTATGAAAGAGGTATTAAAAAAGTAGATTTAAATTATTTAGTAAATAAAAAAATCGAAAAATATTTAAAAAATAATTAA